In the genome of Acidobacteriota bacterium, one region contains:
- a CDS encoding electron transfer flavoprotein-ubiquinone oxidoreductase: MDAAEHPQMQADVVIVGAGPAGLACALHLARLIDAYNAAHPDRALSKENIYLLEKGRAIGAHQLSGAVMDPRGLKELEPNFASDPDLGATPVADDALLVLTRHGAIRSPLTPPPLHNHGNYVVSLNRLAQWLGAKVEAAGVNIFTAFAGRTLLFDGDQVTGVRTDDKGVDREGRPKPNFEPGYDLQSPIVVLAEGPRGSLTRQLLDHLTLTGLNPQVFSLGVKELWEIPAGRFPAGRVYHTLGFPLPTSMYGGGWIYGVPGNRVSIGLMTALEYRDPATDPHNLFQQFKTHPWVRRLLAGGELVRYGAKTTPMGGWYSIPATAGENWLLLGDSAGFVNSQRLKGIHLAIKSGMLAAETIFAKLTGRGSLKDYPRKVEQSWMREELWKVRNFHQGFEHGLWAGLLHAGVQQFTGGRGLRDPLRTVAGPERMRHIDQLGDRPFELQPDGKLTFDKVTDVYHSGTRHEEDQPSHLVISDWDVCNNRCLHEYGNPCVSYCPAKVYEMVFDEQGAKKLHLNPSNCVHCKTCDIMDPYANITWVPPEGGGGPSYDGM; encoded by the coding sequence ATGGACGCTGCCGAACATCCGCAGATGCAGGCCGATGTGGTGATTGTGGGCGCGGGCCCAGCCGGCCTCGCCTGCGCGCTGCATCTGGCGCGTCTGATTGACGCTTACAACGCCGCGCACCCCGACCGGGCGCTCTCCAAAGAGAATATTTACCTGCTGGAGAAAGGGCGCGCTATCGGCGCGCATCAGCTCAGCGGCGCGGTCATGGACCCACGCGGATTGAAGGAACTGGAGCCGAATTTCGCCAGTGACCCGGACCTGGGCGCAACCCCGGTCGCCGATGATGCGCTACTGGTGCTCACGCGACATGGCGCCATCCGCTCACCCCTCACACCGCCGCCACTGCACAACCACGGGAATTACGTTGTCTCGCTGAACCGGCTGGCGCAATGGCTGGGAGCCAAGGTGGAAGCGGCCGGCGTCAACATCTTTACCGCGTTCGCGGGCCGGACGCTGCTGTTTGACGGCGACCAGGTCACGGGCGTGCGCACCGACGACAAGGGCGTGGACCGGGAAGGCCGGCCTAAGCCGAATTTCGAGCCCGGTTACGATCTGCAATCGCCCATCGTTGTGCTGGCCGAAGGGCCACGGGGCTCGCTCACGAGGCAATTGCTTGACCACCTCACGCTGACCGGGCTCAACCCGCAGGTGTTCTCGCTGGGAGTGAAGGAGCTGTGGGAGATCCCGGCCGGGCGCTTCCCTGCCGGGCGGGTCTATCACACGCTCGGCTTCCCGCTGCCCACCAGCATGTACGGCGGCGGCTGGATTTATGGCGTGCCGGGCAATCGCGTCTCCATCGGCCTGATGACGGCGCTGGAGTATCGGGATCCGGCGACGGATCCCCACAACCTGTTCCAGCAATTCAAGACCCATCCCTGGGTGCGGCGGCTGCTCGCCGGCGGCGAGCTGGTGCGCTACGGCGCCAAGACAACGCCCATGGGGGGCTGGTACTCGATTCCGGCTACCGCCGGTGAAAACTGGCTGCTGCTGGGCGACAGCGCAGGGTTCGTCAACAGCCAACGGCTGAAGGGCATTCACCTGGCCATCAAGAGCGGCATGCTGGCGGCGGAAACGATCTTTGCAAAACTCACTGGCCGGGGGTCGCTGAAGGACTACCCGCGCAAGGTCGAGCAGAGCTGGATGCGGGAAGAACTCTGGAAAGTCCGCAACTTTCACCAGGGCTTTGAGCATGGCCTGTGGGCCGGGCTGCTGCACGCCGGCGTGCAGCAGTTCACCGGCGGACGGGGTTTGCGTGATCCGCTGCGCACGGTTGCCGGTCCCGAGCGCATGCGCCACATCGACCAGCTCGGCGACCGGCCGTTCGAGCTGCAGCCAGATGGCAAACTGACGTTCGACAAAGTCACCGATGTCTACCACTCCGGCACGCGGCATGAGGAAGACCAGCCCTCGCACCTGGTGATCAGCGACTGGGACGTGTGCAATAACCGCTGCCTGCACGAGTACGGCAATCCGTGTGTGTCGTACTGCCCAGCCAAGGTTTACGAGATGGTATTTGACGAACAGGGCGCCAAGAAACTGCACCTCAATCCGTCGAACTGCGTGCACTGCAAAACGTGCGACATCATGGACCCGTATGCCAATATCACCTGGGTACCGCCGGAAGGCGGCGGCGGACCGAGCTACGACGGGATGTAG
- a CDS encoding type II toxin-antitoxin system VapC family toxin — protein MVVGAERGKHKDSRGHYFACRGRVGDRGSAGLNYLLDTHVWLWLEEDATRLNEDAAKALRKSGSRLYLSPVSIWEAVVLQRKGKLQMRRSLEAIVGDIDSSGNPEWAPVTAAVALEVGRISFAHHDPADNLIAATARVDDLTLVTADQKLLSLPGLKCLPA, from the coding sequence TTGGTGGTGGGGGCGGAACGCGGGAAACATAAAGATTCTCGGGGACATTATTTCGCCTGCCGTGGACGAGTCGGAGATCGAGGCTCTGCGGGATTGAACTACCTCCTGGACACGCATGTCTGGTTGTGGCTTGAGGAGGATGCGACGCGATTGAACGAGGACGCCGCGAAAGCTCTGCGCAAATCCGGTTCTCGACTTTACCTTTCACCGGTGAGCATTTGGGAGGCAGTGGTGCTACAGCGAAAGGGTAAGTTGCAGATGCGCCGGAGCCTGGAGGCAATCGTCGGAGACATTGACAGTTCCGGCAACCCGGAGTGGGCGCCAGTGACGGCTGCGGTGGCGCTGGAAGTGGGCCGCATCTCGTTTGCACACCACGATCCGGCCGACAATCTCATCGCGGCGACCGCTCGGGTGGATGACCTGACGCTGGTAACTGCCGATCAGAAACTACTGTCGCTGCCGGGGCTGAAGTGCTTGCCGGCGTAA
- a CDS encoding type II toxin-antitoxin system Phd/YefM family antitoxin, translating into METIAISKFKATCLAVIENVKKTGQPVLITRRGEPMAKIEPPRAGKGRNDWWWGRNAGNIKILGDIISPAVDESEIEALRD; encoded by the coding sequence ATGGAAACCATCGCGATCTCCAAGTTCAAGGCGACCTGCCTGGCGGTGATCGAAAACGTTAAAAAGACGGGCCAGCCAGTGCTGATTACCCGCCGCGGCGAGCCGATGGCGAAAATCGAACCGCCAAGGGCTGGCAAGGGCCGAAATGATTGGTGGTGGGGGCGGAACGCGGGAAACATAAAGATTCTCGGGGACATTATTTCGCCTGCCGTGGACGAGTCGGAGATCGAGGCTCTGCGGGATTGA
- a CDS encoding NAAT family transporter, which translates to MHLFANLFEATLLVVVALFPIVNPLSGALIFLGLTDGSSRSVRQALAWRISLNGFLILLVSMLIGGKVLAFFGVSLPAVQIGGGLVLIAMGWNMLQAKDGEMHPATVTAADASTQAFYPLTLPLTVGPGSIAVAVALGANTQRQLYGWPAQLASALLGPLLIAVSILICFRSADRLEKLLGRTGMSVFLRLSAFIILCIGIQILWNGIAAFTHIRA; encoded by the coding sequence ATGCATCTTTTTGCCAATTTATTTGAGGCCACGCTGCTGGTCGTCGTAGCGCTGTTCCCTATCGTCAATCCATTGAGCGGGGCGCTGATTTTTCTTGGACTGACGGATGGCAGCAGTCGAAGCGTGCGGCAGGCGCTGGCCTGGCGGATCAGTTTGAATGGGTTTTTAATTCTGCTCGTGTCCATGCTGATCGGCGGCAAGGTGCTGGCATTTTTCGGCGTCTCGCTGCCGGCCGTGCAGATCGGCGGCGGCCTGGTGCTGATCGCCATGGGCTGGAACATGCTCCAGGCCAAGGACGGCGAAATGCATCCCGCGACGGTCACTGCTGCGGATGCGTCCACCCAAGCTTTTTATCCGCTCACCCTACCGCTCACGGTCGGTCCCGGCTCAATCGCGGTCGCAGTGGCGCTGGGCGCCAACACCCAGCGCCAGCTCTACGGCTGGCCCGCACAGTTGGCCTCTGCGCTGCTCGGGCCGCTCCTCATCGCCGTTAGTATTCTGATTTGCTTTCGCAGCGCCGACCGCCTCGAAAAACTCCTCGGCCGGACCGGTATGAGCGTATTCCTGCGCTTGTCGGCATTTATCATTTTGTGCATTGGAATCCAGATTCTCTGGAATGGGATTGCGGCCTTCACGCATATCCGCGCGTAG
- a CDS encoding polyprenol monophosphomannose synthase, with protein MLTLAVPTYEERGNIEPLVQRIEAALHDAPFELIVVDDASRDGTAAEVRRLQAGRPWLRLLERHGSRDLSSAVVEAWQAGSGDILGCMDADLQHPPELLPAMLQRLRTASAAMVVASRYAPGGTVGNWRPSRHLVSRLTTRTAALLLPEALHGITDPMSGYFLVRRDAAGLERLQPRGYKILLEVLARARPRPVVDVPFTFGRRASGTSKADWRVSLQFLQQVAALRGLQEARDTVTNG; from the coding sequence ATGCTGACGCTGGCGGTGCCGACTTATGAGGAGCGCGGCAACATCGAGCCGCTGGTCCAGCGGATCGAGGCGGCGCTACACGATGCTCCGTTTGAATTGATCGTCGTGGATGATGCCAGCCGCGATGGCACGGCCGCGGAAGTGCGGCGGCTGCAAGCGGGGCGGCCCTGGCTGCGACTGTTGGAGCGGCATGGCTCACGGGATTTATCGTCTGCGGTGGTCGAGGCGTGGCAAGCAGGGAGCGGCGACATTCTGGGCTGCATGGATGCGGATTTGCAGCATCCGCCCGAGCTGCTGCCGGCGATGCTGCAACGATTGCGAACGGCATCGGCGGCGATGGTGGTAGCCAGCCGGTATGCGCCCGGTGGAACCGTAGGCAACTGGCGGCCTTCGCGGCACTTGGTCTCACGCCTGACGACACGCACGGCAGCGTTGCTGCTGCCCGAAGCGTTGCACGGCATCACGGATCCGATGTCGGGTTACTTTCTGGTGCGGCGCGATGCCGCCGGCCTCGAACGCCTGCAGCCGCGCGGCTACAAGATTCTGCTCGAGGTCCTGGCGCGGGCGCGGCCGCGGCCCGTCGTAGACGTACCGTTCACCTTTGGCCGGCGCGCCAGCGGCACAAGCAAAGCGGACTGGCGCGTGAGCCTGCAGTTCCTACAGCAGGTGGCGGCGCTGAGGGGGTTGCAAGAGGCGCGGGACACAGTTACAAATGGCTGA
- a CDS encoding DUF1259 domain-containing protein, giving the protein MNASAIAGALGRSGQRSGSVYKVGFPRTDLHVQLQGVTLRPGLALGSWAAFTPSRQSTLIMGDLCLLPQEVNPVMRRLRAGGYQITALHNHLLFEQPHVMFMHFMAQGDAVSLARTLRAALAQSATPLQPLAPAKPSSPPAWVSVVEGGLGRKGSWRGGVLAIGVPRKVAPRMEGAALPPSMGVAESMNFQEAGGGRVATTGDFVLTADEVNPVISALEQYQFTITAVHSHMLTEQPRLFYMHFWKVGSPRAVAPGLRAALQHVSAQ; this is encoded by the coding sequence ATGAACGCCAGCGCAATTGCTGGCGCTCTGGGGCGGTCGGGGCAACGCTCCGGGTCGGTCTATAAAGTCGGCTTTCCCCGCACAGACCTGCATGTGCAATTGCAGGGCGTGACACTGCGGCCCGGTCTGGCGCTGGGTTCATGGGCGGCATTCACACCCAGCCGGCAAAGCACGTTGATCATGGGCGACCTGTGTCTTCTGCCCCAGGAAGTCAACCCGGTCATGAGGCGGTTGCGTGCCGGCGGCTATCAAATCACGGCGCTGCACAATCATCTGCTGTTCGAGCAGCCCCACGTGATGTTCATGCACTTCATGGCGCAGGGCGATGCGGTGAGCCTGGCGCGGACGCTGCGTGCGGCGCTGGCGCAATCGGCGACGCCGCTGCAGCCGCTCGCTCCGGCAAAGCCGAGCTCGCCCCCCGCGTGGGTCAGCGTCGTCGAGGGCGGTCTGGGCAGGAAAGGAAGCTGGAGAGGCGGGGTGCTCGCCATCGGCGTGCCGCGAAAAGTCGCGCCCCGCATGGAAGGCGCGGCGCTGCCACCGTCCATGGGCGTGGCCGAGAGCATGAATTTCCAGGAGGCGGGCGGCGGTCGCGTCGCGACAACCGGTGATTTTGTGCTCACCGCGGATGAGGTCAATCCAGTCATTTCCGCGCTCGAGCAATACCAGTTTACGATCACGGCGGTGCACAGTCACATGTTGACCGAGCAGCCGCGGCTGTTCTACATGCACTTCTGGAAAGTAGGATCGCCGCGGGCGGTTGCTCCAGGGCTGCGTGCAGCCCTGCAGCACGTCAGCGCGCAGTAA
- a CDS encoding glycosyl hydrolase, whose translation MFRALSQAKYALLVTCLSVAVPLAFAIPPAGLTGALHWRSVGPYTGGRVNAVAGIGSEPNVFYMATAGGGVWKTTDYGHNWSNISDKDFTTGSIGAMAIAPSNPKIIYVGSGDSAPRNTVLTGDGMFKSTDGGKTWAHIGLEATHMINWILIDPQNPDIVYVAALGHLFGPNPERGVFKTTDGGKSWKKILYVNEHTGAITMAMDQQDPSTVYAAMWQMSRRHWGFSSGGPGSGLYKTTDGGAHWTNISHRPGLPTGIFGKVGVAVAPSNPNVVYALIQADYKGQAGGLFRSDNAGQSWRLINNSMDITQRAFYYGRVYVDPQDANTIYLPNVGVYISHDSGKTLHAIHPPHGDNHAFWINPKNSQIFIEGNDGGATVTLNGGKAFSSEDNQPTGQFYHANLDEQFPFHIYGAQQDRSSVEGSSGAPAGVWTNVTGGEMSWVVPTPGDPFVTYGSGYYTMYWKENRRTGLTTNVSPWPAYKFGLQGSLIKYRFGWIHHPATFAPGNHDELLYGANVLFETTDAGIHWKVISPDLTRNDKSKQGRPGGPISADVTGEEMFDTISSIAVSPTSDNEIWVGSDDGLVHVTTDGGATWNEVRPPQLPMWSTISCIDPSKTDAGTAYVSASRFDWDDFHPYVYKTTDYGKTWATLTTGLPSDQYIESVRQDPNDPNLMFAASSSTVYYSIDGGAQWQPLSLNLPAVRVSDVEVQPQQHAVVISTFGRGFWVLDNLQFLEQLTDAQTAGAASGAAYVFKPQQAWLVSGGRGFGFGGGAHGQNRPAGATVFFNLPASYTAGTPVKLTFTGADGTIIRSISLPEKPQHTRGGGFGFQAPRAVKLHPGMNRFQWNLRYANAVDVKGIYNSGFAAAVPVGPEVVPGTYNVTLSYDGKTQSQSFEVTLDPNLHTSQAELQQRFDLLMRIHSALNDLDVNLNKAIDARTAIRKADAPGQANPAADRLTRDIDEYVDLKIQSGEGALVYPGRLRAWLSSISGQVSMALVPPTPVMVEIANGYIHDASEAVARIQADLAAVNHAAASK comes from the coding sequence ATGTTCCGAGCCCTGTCCCAAGCAAAATATGCCCTCCTGGTCACCTGCCTGTCGGTCGCCGTGCCGCTGGCCTTCGCCATTCCTCCCGCTGGCCTGACCGGCGCCCTGCACTGGCGCAGCGTCGGTCCCTACACCGGCGGCCGCGTGAACGCCGTGGCCGGCATCGGCAGCGAGCCCAACGTCTTTTATATGGCAACCGCCGGCGGCGGCGTTTGGAAAACCACCGATTACGGTCACAACTGGAGCAATATCTCCGATAAAGACTTCACGACCGGCAGCATCGGCGCTATGGCGATTGCGCCCTCCAATCCCAAAATCATCTACGTCGGCTCGGGAGACTCCGCCCCGCGCAACACGGTGCTGACCGGCGACGGCATGTTCAAGTCCACCGATGGCGGCAAGACCTGGGCGCATATCGGCCTCGAAGCAACGCACATGATCAACTGGATTCTGATCGATCCCCAGAATCCCGATATCGTTTATGTCGCCGCGCTCGGCCATCTCTTCGGTCCCAATCCGGAGCGGGGCGTGTTCAAGACCACCGATGGCGGTAAGTCCTGGAAAAAGATTCTGTACGTCAACGAGCACACCGGCGCCATCACCATGGCCATGGATCAGCAAGATCCCTCGACCGTCTACGCCGCCATGTGGCAGATGTCGCGCCGTCATTGGGGTTTCTCCAGCGGCGGTCCCGGCAGTGGCCTGTATAAGACGACCGACGGCGGCGCGCACTGGACCAACATCTCGCACCGCCCCGGTCTGCCTACCGGCATTTTCGGTAAGGTTGGCGTCGCCGTGGCGCCCAGCAATCCCAACGTGGTCTACGCGCTCATCCAGGCCGACTACAAAGGCCAGGCGGGCGGCCTCTTCCGTTCCGACAACGCCGGCCAGAGCTGGCGGCTGATCAACAACAGCATGGACATCACCCAGCGCGCCTTCTACTACGGTCGCGTCTACGTTGATCCGCAAGACGCGAATACCATCTACCTGCCCAACGTGGGCGTCTACATCTCGCATGATTCGGGCAAAACGCTGCATGCCATCCATCCGCCCCATGGCGACAACCACGCCTTCTGGATCAACCCCAAGAACTCGCAGATCTTCATCGAAGGCAACGATGGCGGCGCCACCGTCACGCTGAATGGCGGCAAGGCCTTCAGCTCCGAAGACAATCAGCCCACCGGCCAGTTCTATCACGCCAACCTCGACGAACAGTTCCCCTTCCACATTTACGGCGCGCAGCAGGATCGCAGCTCGGTGGAAGGCTCCAGCGGTGCCCCTGCCGGCGTCTGGACCAACGTCACCGGCGGTGAAATGAGCTGGGTTGTCCCCACGCCCGGCGATCCCTTTGTGACTTACGGCAGCGGCTACTACACCATGTACTGGAAAGAGAACCGCCGCACCGGTCTCACCACCAACGTCAGCCCCTGGCCGGCCTACAAATTCGGCCTCCAGGGCTCGCTCATCAAGTACCGCTTCGGCTGGATTCACCACCCCGCCACCTTTGCGCCCGGCAACCACGATGAACTGCTCTACGGCGCCAACGTGCTATTTGAAACCACCGATGCCGGCATTCACTGGAAGGTGATCAGCCCCGACCTCACCCGCAACGATAAGTCCAAGCAAGGCCGTCCCGGTGGTCCCATCAGCGCCGATGTCACCGGCGAGGAAATGTTCGATACGATTTCCTCCATTGCCGTTTCGCCCACCAGCGACAACGAAATCTGGGTCGGTTCCGACGATGGCCTGGTGCACGTGACCACCGATGGCGGCGCGACCTGGAACGAAGTCCGGCCTCCGCAGCTTCCGATGTGGTCCACTATCTCCTGCATCGATCCCTCCAAAACCGATGCCGGCACCGCTTACGTTTCCGCCAGCCGCTTCGACTGGGATGATTTCCATCCCTACGTCTACAAGACCACCGATTACGGCAAGACCTGGGCCACGCTGACCACCGGCCTGCCTTCGGATCAGTACATCGAGAGCGTGCGCCAGGATCCCAACGATCCCAATCTCATGTTTGCAGCCAGCAGCTCGACGGTCTACTACAGCATCGACGGCGGCGCGCAGTGGCAGCCGCTGTCGCTGAATCTGCCCGCGGTGCGCGTCAGCGATGTCGAGGTTCAGCCGCAGCAGCACGCGGTCGTGATCTCCACCTTCGGCCGCGGCTTCTGGGTGCTCGACAACCTGCAGTTCCTGGAGCAGTTAACCGACGCGCAGACGGCGGGCGCCGCCAGCGGCGCCGCCTATGTCTTCAAGCCGCAGCAAGCCTGGCTCGTCTCCGGCGGCCGTGGCTTCGGCTTCGGCGGTGGCGCCCACGGCCAGAACCGCCCCGCCGGCGCTACGGTGTTCTTCAACCTGCCCGCAAGCTACACTGCGGGCACGCCGGTCAAGCTGACCTTTACGGGCGCCGATGGCACGATCATCCGCAGCATCTCGCTGCCGGAAAAGCCGCAGCACACGCGCGGCGGCGGCTTCGGCTTCCAGGCTCCGCGCGCGGTCAAGCTCCATCCCGGCATGAACCGCTTCCAGTGGAACCTGCGCTATGCCAACGCCGTCGACGTGAAAGGCATTTACAACTCCGGTTTTGCCGCCGCCGTTCCGGTCGGCCCGGAAGTCGTGCCCGGAACCTACAACGTGACGCTCAGCTACGACGGCAAAACGCAATCCCAGTCGTTCGAGGTGACGCTCGATCCCAATCTGCACACCAGCCAGGCCGAGCTGCAGCAGCGCTTCGACCTGCTCATGCGGATTCACAGCGCCCTGAACGATCTCGATGTCAACCTGAACAAGGCCATTGACGCCCGCACCGCCATCCGCAAGGCGGACGCCCCCGGCCAGGCCAATCCGGCCGCCGACCGCCTGACGCGCGATATCGACGAGTACGTCGATCTCAAGATTCAGTCCGGCGAGGGTGCTCTGGTCTATCCCGGCCGCCTGCGCGCCTGGCTCTCCTCCATTTCCGGACAGGTGAGCATGGCTCTGGTGCCACCCACGCCCGTCATGGTGGAGATCGCCAACGGCTACATCCATGACGCCAGCGAGGCGGTCGCCCGTATCCAGGCCGACCTGGCTGCTGTCAACCACGCCGCGGCGAGCAAGTAG